GAAAAATTCTGCAAGTTTCTGCCAATTGAAAGAATAAATAATATCTCCCAAATGCCATCCATTTAACATAATGGCGGTTATACGAAGTCGACTTGTAATGCAATTTGCATTACAGTACTCCTAGTACATTAAATAACTGGGAGATATGATGGCTACTGTTAACTTCAGGGTCGATGAAGCCCTTAAAGAAAAATCCTATTCCATCCTTAAAGAACAAGGTATTGCACCTACAGATTTCTTTACTAGTATTCTTGAGTATGTTGCTACGACTGGGAAACTACCTGTCAAAAAAGCTTTGCTTTCAGAAGAAGATGAAGAATTGTTAGCTCTTGTCCGTAAGCGCATTAATGACCCTAAAGAGATGTTTGAGGAAGTCACATTAGATGACTTATAAGCTTTTACGTCACAAGGACTTTACAGCAGAATGGGAAAAACTCCCTGTTGCTATACGGGATCAATTTAAGAAGAAACTAGCCAAAGTCATAGAGCAGCCACATATTCCAAAGAATATGCTGAGAGGCGATCTTGCAGGTTGCTATAAAATTAAATTATTAAAAGCTGGTGTCAGACTTGTCTATCAAGTTAAAGATGATCAGGTAGTTATCTTGCTCATCACAGTCGGGAAACGAGCTGATAGCATAGTTTATGACGAAGCTAAAAAGCGCATTAAAGACTAAAAATGGGAGCTTATAGCTCCCATTTTTTGACTTCGTATAACGTGTATTATGTTAATTTTAGGAAAATTTTATAATCTTTATGAAAGTAACATAATAAAATAAGCCTTAAATCATCACCATAAAACTTAGGCTCATACCGAATTTTTAATACTTTGTTTAGAAAGCTAGATAAAGCTGATACATTAAAAATGATATTATAAAAAAGATGGTGCCAGTAATGAAAATTAAACATCCCATTTTAAAATTGGTCCTAAGCTGCCTTGGCTTAACTTCAACATGCGTAATAGCCTCTCCTGTATTTCCAAATAACAATAAAGTCCAAACGTCTAATATCTCCAGCAAAACGCCAGGAACAATTTTATCTATACAAGAAGAGAATACCGGTCTATTTACGAATGCTTCACAGCGGTTCTTAATCACTTATCGTAGTCGCGGAGTACAGTCTGAGCCAATTGTCACTTCAGGATATCTTTTACTGCCTAAAGCTAAAGTTCCTCAAGGAGGTTGGCCTGTCCTTGTTTGGGCTCATGGCACAACTGGTGTAGCAGATACTTGTGCCCCTTCCGGAGATTATGCCGGTGGCCCAGT
The sequence above is drawn from the Amycolatopsis camponoti genome and encodes:
- a CDS encoding type II toxin-antitoxin system RelB/DinJ family antitoxin produces the protein MATVNFRVDEALKEKSYSILKEQGIAPTDFFTSILEYVATTGKLPVKKALLSEEDEELLALVRKRINDPKEMFEEVTLDDL
- a CDS encoding type II toxin-antitoxin system RelE family toxin gives rise to the protein MTYKLLRHKDFTAEWEKLPVAIRDQFKKKLAKVIEQPHIPKNMLRGDLAGCYKIKLLKAGVRLVYQVKDDQVVILLITVGKRADSIVYDEAKKRIKD